The following DNA comes from Meles meles chromosome 8, mMelMel3.1 paternal haplotype, whole genome shotgun sequence.
GGGATTTAGCATAGGAGGAATGCTGACATTGGCAAGTAGGATGTGAATGTGGGGCGCAATGTGGTGTCCAAACCTCTGAGTAAGGGTTGTAAAGATCCCAGGCTCATAAAAAAGGACGATGACACAGACATGGGAGCCACAGGTATTGAGAGCTTTCTGGCGAGCATCTCGGGATGGGATGTGGAAGACAGCACGGAGAATCAGcacatatgaaataaaaatcaacacaACATCTAAGACCACTGTTGACACTAGGACAAAAATCCCATACCAGATGTTCACTCGAATGTCATTACAGGAAGCATGGGCCAAGACAATGTGCTTACAAGCTGTGTTTGGGAGGATGTTACTTTTGCAGAAAGTCAATCTTTTCAGAAGAAATATTACGGGGGAAATTGTACCGTAACTTCTCAGACAGACAGTCACTCCAATTTTCCCTATCAGAGCAGGTGTAAGAATAGTGGTGTATCTCAGGGGGTAGCATATGGCGATGTAGCGGTCGAACGCCATCACCAGCAAGATCCCTGACTCAGAGATAAAGGTGCAGTAGACGAAGAAGAGCTGAGTGATGCAGCGATCCAGGGAGATCTCCCCAGCACGAAACCAGAAGATGGCCAAGGCCTGAGGTACGGTGCATGTGGAGAGCACGAGGTCTGCTCCAGCCAGCATGCAGAGGAAGAGGTACATGGGTTCCCGGAGGCTGCGACTTGTGAGGATAATGCAGATGAGCAGGCTGTTCCCAAGCAGGGCGACGACATAGGAAATGAAGAAGGGGATGGAAATCCACATGTGCTGGTCCTCTAGCCCAGGGACGCCCAGTAAGCGGAAGACCGTGTGGCTAACCCCCGTGTGGTTTAAGGCAGTCATGCCTGGAACAGACCTTCCTattcacaaagagaaaaattcagtTTATACACAAAGATTTTCTTTGCTGTTACCAAGGGCTTTTCACATCTACTTAATGCTATTCCATTGTGAGAGTGCCAGGAACTACAATACCAACAGTAAATAAGACAGTTTGTTCAagaataggggaaaaaagagggagatacagaggcaaaccaagaaacagacacttaactacagagaacaaactgatggtcaccagaggagaggtgggtgggggatgtgtAAAATAGGTGATgcggatgaaggagggcacttgttgtgatcaGTAGCCactgatgtatggaagtgttgactCACCATATTACACACCCACAAGTAATAGgacactatgttaactaactagaatttaaatgaaaacatttttaaaataaaaaaatttaagatatgATTTGTTTCTGAACAAGGTCTTAAGCTCATAAATAAGACAGATATTTACataactaataaaaattaaatgattaagtCAATACTAGTTATACAGGAAAATTTTAATATGGAAACACAAATAGAAGTAATTCTtgttattcatatttataatggCCTTAGGAATGacttcagaggcacctgggtggctctgtaagTTAGGCATCTACCTTTGAGTCATGTCCGGATCTTGGGCTCCTCAGGtagagccccatgatgggctccctgctcagcgaggagcctgcttctccttctccctcttcctctcctcctactcactcactcatgctctctctcactgtctctcaaaaaaataaaaactttaaaaaaaataatgacttctATATCTGATCTTAGCCTTGAAAATAAAGTAGGATGTCTTCAAGTTAAGGGATTGTCAAGTGATGAACCGAGAGAAGTTGTctgggagttttaaaaaaaaattacctacaaATGCAAAATATGTCTAAAGCAGCTTTCAGTTCTGTGAGGTTGTGATGTTGCAAATTTGGAGCAATTGGGAAAAAAGATGGCAACAAAAGTAGATTGGCTCTGAATATTATTTAAAGGGAACAGACTTCATCATTTACAAAAAATGGTCAGCCATAAATTGTTTTGAAATTGGAAAgcattttggatatatttatCTGACAGCTatatagaaaagggaaaggatggaaaaagggAGCAAAGACTAAAATTTGATGAGGTTTGCCCTAGTGAGAGAAATTTATGTATTCATGCATTGCTATCACAGTGAAATAAGATCAAGAAATTAACCTTTTTAAAGTAGCCTCTCGGCATTAATGTAAAAATGTTACTTACCACACACACCATTCATTTCTTCTGCCAACACAGCCAGTAGGGGCTATCACCACccactttttaaaacagaaatttcagCTTCAAGAATATTGTCACAACTTGAAGAACAGAGCTGGAAACTTTTCTAAATTTCCTAGAcataattttctcatctttgaaatgggTTAAGAAAAAGAGACCTTTCTAGACCACTGGAAATGAGGTGCCCTCCTgacctgggtgggggtggggggcacggggAGGGTAGAGGGCgggatgggggaaggggtgaGAGCAGTGGAACAAAGGCAGCCCACAGCAGGCAGCCCACAGCAGGCAGCTTCACCTGCTTCACCACAGGGTAGAGAGCAGGAAAGATACTGCAAAGTCTTCATGATTACTTATTAAAACTCCACCAGTTTTGCTATTTGTTTCCTTGGTAAtgtctctaaaaagaaaaagaaaaattctgtgtATCCTGTATCCAAGCCAGGGGAAGGCTGAGAAGTTGAGAGACAGTTCTTTTGTCCAGTGCACTAcagaagaaagaaccagaacCTGGATAGAGGGCAAGCAGACCCAACTAAGAGAACTGGTGAGGAAGACCACAAAAAGTTACCAAATGCATTGTTGTGGTTATTCCatgtgcctagcacatagtaagcacaCAAAATCGTTCATTCCCTAGCCTTCCAGGTTTATTCCCTTCACCCTCTAAATTTAATTTCCAGACTAGGAAAATCCACTCCTATTTTCATTGCTATAGTACCCCTGAGAAATGGCCAACACTGTCCTGAAAATAAAATCGCATGAACAGAGCCCAGGAGAGGTTTGTGAGGATGGGCCTGCTGTGGAGAGCAGCCACCACCAGGTCCATCTGTAGCCACACAACCACTGCAAGAATATGTAGGGACCAGAGGAAAGCCATTCTGCCAGAGAAGCTGGGAGAAATCAAATCTATATGAAAATGCCACTGGGTCTGATGCACAAAGGAATAGTAGGCTAAAGTGATGGAGAGAAATCAAGTCTTAGGTAACTGAAAAGAGAAGTGAAGAGGACCAGTTCACAGATGTTGATGGACATTGGATACCTTGGCAGCAGCATGCAGGAATGTTCTTTGGAGTGGAAAACTATACCTGCTACAGAGCTTGCCAGTCGGGGGCTGGTCTCTGGGTGAAGTTGCATGTACTGGAATGGTTCCTCAAGGAACTCAAGGGCACCTAAAAAAACTCaagtgcagggcacctgggtggcttagtgggttaaacctctgccattggcttgggtcatgatctcagggtcctgggaccaagccccgaatcgggctctctgctcagctctctctgcctgcttctctgactacttgtgatctcgctctgtcaaggaaataaataaaatcttaaaaaaaaaaaaaaaccactcaagTGCCTCATGAAAGTCTTCTGCAGCCTTAACCCAAGCATCTTCTGTCCCCTGGACAAGTGTCTCTATCCCTGATTTGTGTTGTAGAGTTGCTGCCCGAACCCAGGTCCCTCTCACTATCTGCCCACTGTGTCAGTGTGCCCACAGCTTATTCTTTCCCCTCTGACTTCATGAGGAGTCTGATCATCAGACCACCTACCTCAAGGATGGTAACATATTATCAATGTGTCCCAATCAACTATAAACTTTCTGAGGTCTGAAAATTGTCGGTTAAGGTATGCATGCTCCCATAATTCGGCACACTGAAACACCGTTTGATTCCCCAGTAATGATAAACACTGAATGGGAGGCATAAATGGTGATGATAGGAGCCATGAATGAGGCCCTCCCAGTACCTAAAATGTTCACAGTAATCAGGTTCTGATGTCAGTGTGGAACCTTCTCTGGAAAGGCTCAAAGCGCCAGGCACATTGAGAGCTAAAGTATGGATGCAAATCCAAAGtgtttcctctccccctcccagaCAGCCCTTTCCATTCTACTGGGAAAATCCGTATTTGTGACTCTGGTCCAGTGGTGTACTGGTAATCCCTtaataaaactcttcaaaaagCCCTGTTTTATGTTATGGCATCTGCCAATTCCTTAGGTGAAAATACTCCTGTGTAGTCAGTTTCACTCTATGAGCATGATGTCCCTACACACAGAGTCTGAAAGAAATGTAGCATACATATCTTAAGCAGATCTCAGAAAACCAATTGGGAAACACTGACAATATGCCACTAACCCCAGCAGGTGGTCCTTGTGAAATCAGAGGGCAAGGAATGAGCTTCAGCCCCCCATGGCTGTCAGCACTCCCATTCTACCCACTTAGCTCCCCGAAAAGCTCCTAATACTTTCAGCCATTCTCCTTAGGCCCCATACCTCTCACAATGGCCAGTTTTCCTCCTGAAATGTCATTTCACAGCAGTCACCTGCTTCAGAGGGAGTTCCCATGGGCTGGAATGGGATGAATCGAAGGGTTCTGAGCAGTAGGCAGCAGGCAGCAGAGTCTTTATGCATTTGCCTAAAGACTGCAGAGGAAGCTGATACCCAAGGGACGGCAGCTGAATGCACATGCCTCAAGTCCTGAGGGTTCCCTGGTCACGCCCACACCAGATTCCATGTACACATACACTACTTTCAAGAAATGCAATGTTAGCCTTGTTATGTAAAATAGTCCTGTTTCTGTTTCAATGGAAAGTAGTAAACACACTAATCCCACTACCAACCAAAATATATAACCTGAAAATCcatatacaaattattttttataaatttgctTTCTCAGGACAGCTTTCTATTTCAAGAAAAACTGCATAGTACACAGTTGCCATAGACCCAGTTTCCCCGTTAGCATTTTACATTGGTGTGGCAtgtttgttacaattaatgaaacaatatggatgaattttCATTAAGTAATATCCATACTTTATTCAGACTCCTTTACTTTTTAACTGCTGTCCTTTTTCTATTCCAAGAGCCCATTCAGAATACCACATGGTATTTAGTAGTAACTTCTCTTTAGGCTGCGCTAACTTTCCTTGTCATTGATGACCTCTACAAGCTTAACCAGTAGAGGTGGAGTATTTTGTAAGATGACCCTCAAATGGGATTTGCCTGATGTTCCTTTTGTGATTATGCTGAGGTGATAGGGTTTGAGGAGGAAGACAGCAGAGGAAAGTTACAGTTTTTATCACACTGTAACAAGGGTACATGATATAACATGCCTCATGGCTGCTGATGTTGATTTCATTCACATGGCTGAGTCTCTTTCCCGCTCCTCCACGGCAGAGCTACTCTTCGTCTCCCTTTCCATAATGAACTCTCCAGAGGAAAGTCACTAACTGCAGCCCACACGTAGGTGCGGAGTTTTGTGCCACTTCCTTGTGGCTAGAGTATGTATAAAAGTTGTAAGAATTATTCTGCACAGGATTTCTGTTCTCCCCCACACTGATGTACTTATTCAATTATTTGCTGATGTTAGTATGGGAGTTTGGATATTTCTTTGGGTTATAATCAACGATTGCTTTGTTTTGCTGCCCAAATTCTTCATATTTGGCTATTGGGAGAGCTTTTAGTTGATTCCTGTGTTCCTTTAATATCTACCAGCACTGTGTTTTGCTTGGTTTTGTTTGGCATGCCACCACTCTCTGGCACAAGATGCTTCAGAAACACCTCATGCATGTCCTGCCCCAGGCCTAAGATCAGCAATTTCTCCACAGGACCCTGTTCCTCTTAGTGGAGAATGGTTTTAGACACCAAAATCTGGGCACTAAAAAATCTCCTGTGTTTCACCTCATCAACCATCTGCCTTCTCTTCAGACTCCTGGAAACCACTGGTCCTTTAACCATTGCTCCAGTTTGGCCTTTTCCATattgtcatatagttggaatcatatccATATAATCTTTtcaaactggcttctttcacttaccaatacgtatttaaaattcatacatgttttttcctgacttcatagctcattttgttttgtcactgaatattccattgtatgaatatgccacagtttgtttctccatttatctGTGAAGGACATATTGCTTGCTCCAagtttttggtgattatgaataatgctgctgtaaacattaaTATGTAGGTTTTTATGTGGGCATCAATTTAGAATCAGTGGGGTAAACacccaggaaaacagctgttgaaTCATACAGTAAGCCTATGCTTAGCCTTGAAAGAAACTGcccactgtcttccaaagtgactctCTGTTTGTCACACGCCCACTAGCAATGAATGAAAGTTCTTtgccacatcttcaccaacaacCGGGATCATCAAATTTGCACATATAAGCCATTATAAAAGGTGTGTGATGGCatctctttgttttcatttaattttcaatttgCTAATGACAAAtgatgctgagtatcttttcGTATGCTTTTTCAACCATCTATATATCACTCTTGTTAAGGTATGCATTCagatattttgttcattttataactgggttatttctcattgttgagttttaagagttctttgtatatgttGGATAGTAGTCCTTTATCagagatgcattttttttaaagattttgtttatttatttgagagagagagaaagaaagagtgaacaTGAGTAGGGggcagagacaaagggagagagagaagcagactctccgctgagcagggagcctgatgtggagcttgattgcaggaccctgagatcacgatctgagcgaaagacagacgcttaactgacgagCCACCCAGTACCTGCAGAgatgcattctttttcttttcttttcttttcttttttcagagatgccttttgaaaatactttcttctggagcgcctggctagctcagtcattGCAACATGCAACACTTGatattggggttgtgagttcaagctccacgttggctgtagagattactttaaaaaatagaattttttttaaaaagagagaaaatattttttcctaatttgtggattgtattttcatttttctcagaagtatctttcaaagaaaaacagctttttgggttttgtggtcttttttaattgaatagtttatatataatgttatattcttttcaggtgtgcaacatataattttatatattattcaatGCTTACCATGATAAATGTAGTCACCATCTATAACCATACATTATTACATAAcattttacaatattattgactatattctctgtatatgctatacttttcaccttccatgatttatttgttttataagtagaagtttgtacttcttaatccccatcacctatttcactcatccccccaGTTCCTTTCCCTCTGGAATCCagaaaccaccagtttgttctccatatgtATGCATCTATTTCTGTTTATTAGCTTCTTCATTCattttggcgggggtgggggttagattccacatataagtgatatcacaTGGTatgcttttgcacagtgaaagaaaccatcaacaaaacgaaaaggtTTACTGAATGGAACAAAATATTTGTAAtgtatctaataaagggttaatatccaaaatatataaagaattcatacaactcaacaccaaaaaatattaataaaataataatctaattaaaaaggAGCAGGGGAACTGAAGAGACATTATTCCAAAGAAGACTGATGGCCCTGGAAAGATGCTgaacaccactcatcatcagggaaatgcaaatcaaaaccacaatgtggtAACActtcacaccagtaagaatggctagtatcaaaaagtcaagagataacaaatattggcaaagatgtggaaaaaagggaaccctcatgcactgttggtaagaatgtaaactggtacagctactggtaggaaacaatatggagattcctcaaaaaactaaaactaggggtgcctgggtggttcagaaggttaagtgtctgctttggctcaggtcatgatcccagagtcctggcatcaagtccccgatcaagctcccca
Coding sequences within:
- the LOC123950058 gene encoding olfactory receptor 52B4-like, yielding MTALNHTGVSHTVFRLLGVPGLEDQHMWISIPFFISYVVALLGNSLLICIILTSRSLREPMYLFLCMLAGADLVLSTCTVPQALAIFWFRAGEISLDRCITQLFFVYCTFISESGILLVMAFDRYIAICYPLRYTTILTPALIGKIGVTVCLRSYGTISPVIFLLKRLTFCKSNILPNTACKHIVLAHASCNDIRVNIWYGIFVLVSTVVLDVVLIFISYVLILRAVFHIPSRDARQKALNTCGSHVCVIVLFYEPGIFTTLTQRFGHHIAPHIHILLANVSIPPMLNPIIYGVKTKQIRDHVVHVLFTKQK